The genomic window TCGAGGTGGGGGAAGACCCGATCATGCGCGGCATGCGCAACATCTACGAGGCGTACGAAGGCTACTGCGAGCGCGCCGGGCTGGTCGATTTCGCCGAGCTGCTGCTGCGCGCCCACGAACTCTGGCTGCATCGCCCGCAGGTGCTGGCGCACTATCAGGAGCGCTTCCGCCAGGTCCTCGTGGACGAGTTCCAGGACACCAACGCCATCCAATACGCCTGGGTCCGAGTGCTCACTGGCGACACCGGCAACGCCTTTGTGGTCGGAGACGACGATCAGTCCATCTACGGGTGGCGAGGCGCGCGGGTTGAGCACATGGAGCGATTCACCCGGGAGTTCCCCAACGTCGTTACGCGCCGGCTGGAGCAGAACTATCGCTCTACAGCCACCATCCTCAACGCCGCCAACGCGGTGATCTCCAACAACGACGGGCGGCTGGGCAAGAATCTCTGGACCGCCGGGGCCGAAGGTGAACGGATTCAGGTCTACGCCGCCCACAACGAACACGACGAGGCGCGGTACGTCGTCACCGAGATCGAGCGCTGGCTGGAAGAGGGGCGCGACGCCAACGAAATTGCGCTGCTCTATCGCTCCAACGCCCAGTCGCGCCTGTTTGAGGAACTGCTGGTCAATAACCGTATCCCCTACCGCGTCTACGGGGGCCTGCGCTTCTTCGAGCGCGCTGAGATCAAGGACGCGCTCGCCTACCTGCGGCTGCTGGCCAGCCGCGACGACGATACGGCCTTCGACCGGGTCGTCAACGTGCCGGCGCGCGGGATCGGAGAGCGCACCGTCGCAGCCGTGCGCAACATGGCGCGCTCGCGCGACTGCTCCCTGTGGCGAGCGGCCCAGGTGCTGATTATCGAAGAAGGCGTGAGCGGGCGGGCGGCCAACGCCCTGCAGCGGTTTCTCGAACTCATCGAAACCATGCACCGCGACTGCGGCGACCAGGAGCTGGAGTTTCAGATCCAGCACGTGACCAAAGCCAGCAACATCATCGCCCACTACGAACGGGAGCCCGCCGACAAGCTGGAAGGCCGTCGGGAAAACCTTGCTGAACTGGTGAACGCCGGCCGCGGTTTTGCGCTGCCGCCGGACGATGAAGACGCGGGCTTAAGCAGGCTCGAATCGTTCCTGGCGCACGCTGCGCTGGAGGCCGGCGAAGGCCAGGCTGAGGCCTGGGAAAACTGTGTCCAGCTGATGACGCTGCACAGCGCCAAGGGGCTGGAGTTTCCGCTGGTATTCCTGGTCGGCATGGAGCAGGGGCTGTTTCCCAACCAGCGGGCCGCCGAAGAATCCGGCCGCATGGAGGAGGAGCGCCGCCTCTGCTATGTCGGCATCACGCGCGCCATGGAGCATCTGGTCATCACGCACGCCGAGTCGCGCCGCTGGCACGGCAGCCACAATTTCCAGCGCCCCTCACGGTTCCTGAGCGAACTGCCGAGGGAGCTGATCCACGAGGTCCGCCCAAAAGCCAGCATGCCGCGCTCGCCGGCGCCCGGCGTTCTCCACACGTCACTGGAGGAACCAGGGCCACGCCTCGCGCTAGGCACCAGAGTCCGCCACAAGACCTTCGGCGAGGGAATGGTGATGGATTTTGAGGGGAGCGGCGACCACGCCCGCGTCCAGGTGAACTTCGAAGACGCCGGCAGAAAGTGGCTGGTCCTCAGCTACGCCAATCTAGAAGAGCTGTAGTTCTCAATCAGCCGCCAGCCGGCAAGTTCGCGCGATCGACTACCCAGGCGAATCGGCTGTCCGGCCGTTTTGCCGGAACGAAGCCTCAAATTCAGAAGAAACGTAGTCGGGACGCACCGGCATAAGCGCCGGTGCATCCGCAAGAGTTACTGAGGCGCCGCCGGCGGAACCTCAAAGCTGCGCTCGATAATCAGGTCATCAAACACCCGCCGGAAGACCTGGATCGAGTTGTCGACGCTGCTGGTGACGTAAATGTGGCGATCGTCCGGGCTGAACTTCACGTCCACCGGACCGCGCAGGTTGGTGATGGCCCCATCCCCGTCGCGCAGGATTTCCGCCAGCACCAGCTGGCCAAAGTTCGCCTGCTCCGCGTTAGCCTGCCGCTTGAACAACGTCAGGCTGTTGTCGTCCAGGCCGAGGACGGCAACCAGCTGGCCGTCAGCGCTGATCGCCACCGCGTTAGGTCCGAGCATCGAGAACAGCGCGCCGCTGCCGCCGGTCAAGGTCTCCTGCAGCGTCAGCCCGCCGTCTTCGGCTCGACTGAAGATCACCAGGTTGTTGTTGGTCGCTCCGGCCACGTACAGGTGGCGACCGTCTGGCGAAATCGCCATGGCTGAGGCGCCGGCAAGGCCGGTAATGCCGCCGACGTTGTCGCGGTAGTTTTCCACGAAGGTCAGCTGGCCCACCCCGCCGCCGGTATCCACCGTATTGCGCGAGAACAGCGCCACCAGGTTATCCAGCGACGCGCTCACGTAAACAGACTCACCGTCCGGCGAGATCACCACATCGCTGGCACCGGCCAAACCACCGTCGTTGCGCGACTGGATAAAGCCCAGCGGGTTCGGCCCGGATCCAACGTTGAAGGCGTTGATCGCGCCAGCGTTCCGACCCACAGCGTAGAAGGACGCACCATCCGAAGATGCGGCCAGCGCGCCGACACCGTCAAGGCCCGGAATCGGCCCGAGGTCATCGGTGGTCGTTGCCAGGCTCAGGACGCCGCCGGCGTTTCGGCTCAGCACCGAAACCGCGTTGTCGTTGGTGGCTGATGCGAACACCAGCGCGCCGTCCGGCGTTGTGGCGAGGTCGGAGACGCCGTCGAGGAGCGCCTGCGTAAAGCCGCTCGACCCGGTGTTGTAGGCGGTTGAGAACACCAGACCACCCGTATCAGCGCTCCGGCCAAAAGCGCCCACTGTATCGGTGGCTCGACCGGCGACATAGACGTCGTTACCGTCCGGGCTGACGAGTACGCCGGCCGCTCCGGACAGGCCGTCTACCCCATTCTGTCCCTGGGTCAACGTGTCTACCGGATCGACCGAAGGATTGAAGGCCGGATCGATGATGGTTGCTGACGCGACGCCGTCCACGAGGATTGCGTTGGTTGGCAGGGTGAGCTCCAGATCGAACTGCTCGTCTGGTTCGACGAAACCGTCCGCCAGCAGGGGCACGGAGATTGTTCCGGTTGGGTTGCCGGCTGGAATAATCAGTATGTCCGCGGCCGTGACGTAGTCTTCCCCAGCCGTCGCGGTTCGCTGCAGCGTGAGGTAGGACACGCGCACCTCCTGAGCCGCAACGCGAGACAGCGATACGGTGAAGTCCGCGGTGGCGATACCGTTGCTCGTCGGCTCGATCACGGTGATGTCATCAACACTCAGCAGCGGCAGATCGTCGTCGCCGATGATGGTGACGTCAGCGGTGCCGTCCGCAATATTGGCTGAGCTGGCTGAGGTGACGTTCACGGTGAAGAGCTCGTTGCCCTCCACATCGTTGTCGCCGCAGACGTCCACGGAGATGGTTCCTTCAAGCTCGCCCGCCGGAATCATCAGCTGACCGCTGCCCGCAATGTAGTCCCCACCAGGGCAGGCGCCGGCAACCGCACTGCCGTCAGCGGTCTGCCAGTCGACGGTGACGATGGCGCTGACGGTTGTGCTGAGTCGCACCGGCACGGAGGCGCTGGACAGGACGTTGCCGTTGCCCTCAACCACCGTGATGTCGTCAAGCGTCAGGTTCGGGAAGCCAGTCAGGTTGCCTGGATCCAGATCCAGGCGTCGTGCGGTGCCTTCCTCGCCGACCGTGGTGGACGCCGCGAGCTCGCCGGCGACAAAAATTTGGGCGTTCTCCCCCGGCCGAGCCGTGTTGGGCGCCCGCGGGTCGACCGAGTCCATCGGGATGCGCAAAGCGTAAACCCCCTCCAGCGTCGGATCATCGCCAAGTTTATAGGTTACGAGCGGTTCGCTTTGCCCGGCCAAAACCAGCGTGATTGGCGTTCCGTCGGCGACCGGTGCGCCAAAGAGCGTCACCGTGCCGTAGAGCACGTGATCGGGCTCTGGGATTCTGGCCTGTACTAGCTGGGCGAGGCCCAGCAGGAGCAGGGAAAGCAGAGACATGAGGCCTACGGGCCGCGCGTGATTTAGTCTTCTCATGATCAGTTCCCCGAGTAGGCGTAGGTCTGGAAGAACAGCGCGATGTCGTCAATACCGTTGCCGTCCCGGGTTCCCCCGCCTCCGGGTGTCAGCTGTCCGTTGATGAACACGTCCAGCCCCTCGTCCGGGTCAAACAACAGCGCCTCGCCAGGAATAATCAGCAGCCATTCCCGATTCCAGACCGAGCGGCCGATCAGTCGGCTGTCGGTGATGACCTCCGACGGGTCAAACTCTCCGCCAAAGTGGAAGGCACGGAAGCGCGAGAATCGACGGATATCGGTGCTGTTGCCGATCAGGGTGTCCGTGGGCACCCAGGTGGCGCTGTCCAGATCCTGGGCACCCAGCTGGAATGGCACCGGGATGGTCTGGTCAACGATGTTCCATTCCCGAGTCGAGAAGTTGTTGGCCGCCGGTGCCCGAAGCACATCAGCTCCCACGGGGAACAGATACACGCGGGGAGTATTCGATAGCGGCAGGCCCTCATAATTGCCAAACCAGACGCCGGCCGACCGGATCTTGGTGGCAAAGTTTGACGAGTCGTAGGCGCTGTCTCCCGGCCCGATCGGGTTGCCGAAGTAGTTCAGCGAGAACGAGACGGTGGTCGGGAATCGGATCACAATGCCTGGCTGCGGCCCGGCGCTCTCCGGCGCAAAGGGCCTGGCGAAGCGGCGAAACTCCGGCAGATTAAACAGATTCGCCACCCGGTTTTCTTCCAGGATGGCCCGCCAGGACGCGTCAGCCTCATCGTCGTCGCCGGCGATGCGGAAAAGCTCCTGCCGCAGTGAGAACCGATTGGTTTCGGTCTGCGGATTGTTGAAACCCATCTGGCCTTTGAGCACCTCAAAGTTCGCATCCATCCGCCCCATGGGATCCGCCAGGCCGCGGGATCCTGGCACCGGCGCGCCGCCGATGATCTGCCCGAGGCTTCGCTCGCGCACAATCTGGGTCAGGAATCCTTCACCCGCCTGGCCATCGCTGCCGAGCAGGTTGGTCTCATAATCGTAGGCCGTGGCTGCCAGATAGACATAGCGGGCTGCCAGATCAAAGGCGGCCCGATATTTCTGGAGGGCATCGTTCCGGAAAATCCGGAAAGCCAGATCTTCATAGCGATATTCCTGCACCGCCGCGGCGCCGAGTTTGCGGAAGTTGATGAGCTGCTGCAGCGTGCGCTGGCCTTCCGCCAGCGTTGAGAAGTAGGCGCCCTGCATCTCAAGCACGTTCTGTGCCCGGGAGAAAACCTCCGCCCGCGCCAGTGGCTCCCGGCGCAGCAGCGCGTCGAGTTCACCTTTGAGGTTGAACAGCTCGAGGCGCGCATCCTGCACCTGGCTCTCGATCGCCGCCTGCTGGCTGACGTCTTCTTTGGCCGCTGAGGTGGCGTTGGACGCAATGTCCAGCCCGTCCCCGATAGCGTCCGCAATGCCCGTGGCCGAAACCCCGGCTGCCTGAACCGTGCACTCCGCGGTGGAGAAGACATCACCACCGGCCGCGAGTCCCGCGACGAAGTTACCCGGCACGCAGGTCGCTGCGGTCTTGAAGCTGCCGTCGATAATCTTCCCCACCTGCCGGGCGGCGATGGCAGCGTTGCTCAGCACCTCCGCAGCAATGGTCAGATCGCGCAGCTCCTGGCGCTCGCTGTTGGCGATACTGATCTGCTCGCGACGGATGTCGAAGGTGGCTTCGATCGTGTCGATCTGGTCGGCCACATCTCGGCGCAGGTTCTCGTATTCTCGCAGGCCGCGATCCAAGGCCACCCGCGATTCGAACAGCTTGTTGAGCGCGTCCTGGAGGCGTCCCGGCGCACGGCGTTGACCGGTCCATTCCGGCGGCTTGGTGAAGGCGAAACCCACAATGTCCGAATCGATGGTGGTGTACGGCACCTCCAGCAGCTGGTTGTCAGCCGGGTCACCCAGACTGCAACCGTCTTCCAGCGGCGTGGCATCACAGCCCAGATCGTCCGCTTCACCCGAGATGTTGAAGTAGTTCAGGCCGTTAACCATCGGCGAGTAGTTGCCGTTGAACGTATTGAGCGTCGCGGGCCTCAGCGGCGTTCCGTTGTTGCCGCTCAAGTCGAAGACCGTTCCCTCAAGCGCGTTCACGTCCACGTACATGTAGTGATAAAGGTCGGGTCCGTCATAACCCGCCGGGTACGTGCCGCCCGGACCGATGTCGTCGACAAACGGATAGCCGAAGATCTCGATCAAGCGGTTGTTGAAATCGAGCTCCTGGGCGGCGGAGTTCACCTGCAGATCCTCGACCTCATTTTCGTTGAAGCGCAGCATCCGATTCAGATTGTTGGAGAAGTCCCACACCTGCACGGCGTTATCCAACGCGGTGGAGGCCCGGTCATAAATCTGCTCGAAATGGGTTTCACCGGCGTCCACCAGCGACGGGTCGATGTCGAAGGGCACGATACCTTTCGACAGGCCCAGCGGATTGAGGCCCTGATCCGCCTCGTCGAGCTGCGCCTGAATCGACGCGTGGTGCGACTGGATCTCGGCCAGCTCTGACACCGTGCTTCGGTCGACCTTCTGAATACCCTGCTTCGTCGGATCCGGCTCCTCAACCTGCAGGATCGAGGTGGCGGTCACCCAATCGAAGTAGGCGCCCTGCCCGGCTCGGCGACCCCACTCGGTGAGGCCCCAGGCTCGATCGGGATCGATGTCCTTGTAACCCTGCCACTGGCCGGCCGGGTCTTCGACGTAGGCAGAGCGGTAGGTCAGATCGACAATCTCAGCGCCGGCCCGCGCCTTGGCGGCGGCGGTTTCGGCGAACTGCCGCTCGTCCTGGAAATCGACGGTGATGGGCACACCCGCCACCGTGACGGCCTCAGCTCGAGGCACCCAGGTGAAAAACGGCTCCCGCAGCAGGTCGTAGTAGATGTCCAGCCCGGTCAGGTAGTGGCCCCATGCGTCGCCATGGCCCTGCGGGAACTGAATTCGCGCATCAAACTCGTCGAGCACGCCGTCGTTGTTCTGGTCGGAGATGTTGTACGACAGCGCGTACGCCACCTCACCCTCACCGGTTGTGAAGTTCCAGAACAGGCGGTTATAGACCGGGTTGGCCGCCACCGGACCACCCGAATCGTCGCGCCCGCGCAGCAGAACCAGCTCCTCTTCCAGCACGCTGCTGAGCTGGTTCTGGAAGTTGAAGATCGCCGGCGCGAGCGTGAAATAGGGCGGCCGATTCACGTCGACACCAATCGCCGGATCCTGGGCGTCAGCGTAGGCCTCGTTACCCAGCAGCGTGTAGAAGTCGACGATTCGGGAGGCCACCAGCAGCACGGCGTTGTTGGCCGGGCCGAAGTCCACGGGCGGGGTTGCCCCCGAAGACAGCGAGATCGCGCGCCGCATCACTGTGGTGTAGGCCTCAATCAGGCCGATACCGTTCAGGTTATCGGGGTCGTTGTTGAGCGCGATATCGCCCTCGTAACGCTCGCCGAGCTGGATCAGCATACTGGCAAAGTTGTTGGTCGCTGCCTGGGCAAAGTTCTGCACCCGGGCCTCAAACGGATTTAAGCGGGAGACAACCCGCTTGACCCAGCCTTCGGCCAGCTGGGCACGGGGCTCCAGCGGCGTGGCGCCGGGCTGGCCGGCGA from Pseudomonadota bacterium includes these protein-coding regions:
- the uvrD gene encoding DNA helicase II; its protein translation is MDVSHLLDELNEAQREAVTSEAGNYLVLAGAGSGKTRVLVHRIAWLIEVMGFSPFNVLAVTFTNKAAAEMRQRSEALLGGPSRGTWIGTFHGIAHRLLRMHYEDAGLPQTFQILDSDDQLRLVKRVLKDLDLDEASWPARRAQWFINDRKDEGQRPKHIEVGEDPIMRGMRNIYEAYEGYCERAGLVDFAELLLRAHELWLHRPQVLAHYQERFRQVLVDEFQDTNAIQYAWVRVLTGDTGNAFVVGDDDQSIYGWRGARVEHMERFTREFPNVVTRRLEQNYRSTATILNAANAVISNNDGRLGKNLWTAGAEGERIQVYAAHNEHDEARYVVTEIERWLEEGRDANEIALLYRSNAQSRLFEELLVNNRIPYRVYGGLRFFERAEIKDALAYLRLLASRDDDTAFDRVVNVPARGIGERTVAAVRNMARSRDCSLWRAAQVLIIEEGVSGRAANALQRFLELIETMHRDCGDQELEFQIQHVTKASNIIAHYEREPADKLEGRRENLAELVNAGRGFALPPDDEDAGLSRLESFLAHAALEAGEGQAEAWENCVQLMTLHSAKGLEFPLVFLVGMEQGLFPNQRAAEESGRMEEERRLCYVGITRAMEHLVITHAESRRWHGSHNFQRPSRFLSELPRELIHEVRPKASMPRSPAPGVLHTSLEEPGPRLALGTRVRHKTFGEGMVMDFEGSGDHARVQVNFEDAGRKWLVLSYANLEEL
- a CDS encoding beta-propeller fold lactonase family protein — encoded protein: MRRLNHARPVGLMSLLSLLLLGLAQLVQARIPEPDHVLYGTVTLFGAPVADGTPITLVLAGQSEPLVTYKLGDDPTLEGVYALRIPMDSVDPRAPNTARPGENAQIFVAGELAASTTVGEEGTARRLDLDPGNLTGFPNLTLDDITVVEGNGNVLSSASVPVRLSTTVSAIVTVDWQTADGSAVAGACPGGDYIAGSGQLMIPAGELEGTISVDVCGDNDVEGNELFTVNVTSASSANIADGTADVTIIGDDDLPLLSVDDITVIEPTSNGIATADFTVSLSRVAAQEVRVSYLTLQRTATAGEDYVTAADILIIPAGNPTGTISVPLLADGFVEPDEQFDLELTLPTNAILVDGVASATIIDPAFNPSVDPVDTLTQGQNGVDGLSGAAGVLVSPDGNDVYVAGRATDTVGAFGRSADTGGLVFSTAYNTGSSGFTQALLDGVSDLATTPDGALVFASATNDNAVSVLSRNAGGVLSLATTTDDLGPIPGLDGVGALAASSDGASFYAVGRNAGAINAFNVGSGPNPLGFIQSRNDGGLAGASDVVISPDGESVYVSASLDNLVALFSRNTVDTGGGVGQLTFVENYRDNVGGITGLAGASAMAISPDGRHLYVAGATNNNLVIFSRAEDGGLTLQETLTGGSGALFSMLGPNAVAISADGQLVAVLGLDDNSLTLFKRQANAEQANFGQLVLAEILRDGDGAITNLRGPVDVKFSPDDRHIYVTSSVDNSIQVFRRVFDDLIIERSFEVPPAAPQ